Within the Sphingobacteriales bacterium genome, the region ATTATAGAAGTGCATTTAAATGTAACAGGCGGCTGGGAAAATTTGGGCTATGAAATATATTGGTACAAAATTGCTTTTGATGCGCCACAGGTTATTTACGAAAATAACCACCTGAGTGTAGAAACTATCGTTTTGAACCACAGTTTGCCGTGTGTGGGGTTTTTGTTCCGTGAAAAAATGCGCGGGCGCAATATTCATAAACATAAAATTGAGGAATTTCAACTTTCTATTGAGTCTATTGCCCATATCAAAGCCGGTGGTGATTATACTACGCCCGAAGGTGTCGTTGTATCCAATCAGGAGTTTACTTACGAAGCCTTGCCACCGCGGGCTTATGCTTTTTGTACGGATACCACTATTATTGCCGATAATATAGCACAGTTGAAAGGTGTGCATACGTTGTATCACGAGGCTACTTTTTTGAGCGAACACGCCGAGCGGGCTGCCGCTACTTTGCACAGCACTGCCGCACAAGCTGCACTATTTGCCCGCGATGCGCAAATAGGACAGTTGCTTTTAGGGCATTTTTCTGCCAAATATTCCAATTTAGAACCCTTATTGCAGGAGGCTAAAAATATTTTTCCTAATACTGCCTTAGCTATTGAAGGTGTTACATTTCACGTTTTACAACAGCCCCCGAAAGAAAAAAACACTGCCGACCTTTAATCATTGC harbors:
- a CDS encoding ribonuclease Z codes for the protein MLTFSVTILGSNSATPAYGRHPTAQVVNHYEKLFLVDCGEGTQMQFERYHIKRSRVEHIFISHLHGDHYFGLIGLLTSFALNKRSKPLWIYAPADLKNIIEVHLNVTGGWENLGYEIYWYKIAFDAPQVIYENNHLSVETIVLNHSLPCVGFLFREKMRGRNIHKHKIEEFQLSIESIAHIKAGGDYTTPEGVVVSNQEFTYEALPPRAYAFCTDTTIIADNIAQLKGVHTLYHEATFLSEHAERAAATLHSTAAQAALFARDAQIGQLLLGHFSAKYSNLEPLLQEAKNIFPNTALAIEGVTFHVLQQPPKEKNTADL